A region of the Leptospira venezuelensis genome:
TCCGAAGTTATATCCCCACCAGCTTCCATAAATTGAGTCATTTCAATTTGAACTTTAGCTTTTTCGTTATATGATCTTTTCAAGTCCTCTTTGGTTCTAAACTGTTTTATACCAGGTGGGGCATCATAGTTTTTCGTAAACACATGTAAATTTTCGTATTTCCTAAATCGATTGCATAGTTGAAAGGTCTCCCATACATCGAGAGTTTTGTCTGTATTCGCAATTAGGTACATGTTGTTTGCGAACCAGAACTGAAAATCTACTCCGGAGCCAATTACAGATGTATATAATACCACATCAAAATTACTGATGTCTCGGGCATATAATAACACTTCTTGTTGGAGCTTTCCCTCTTTCGTTTCTTCGTTAATTGTTAATATTTTCTTATCAGGATATTTCTCTCTAATTTTAAATTCAAGGTCCTGCAGAAAGGTCTTTGAATGCCCACATACTGATACTCGGAATCCGTTCTGAATATCTCTTTCTATTTGCGACAAGATCGACTTTAAACTTTTATGGCAAACCAATTGTCGCTTTGAATACTTTGTCTTCCGGTTGAAAAAGTACCTAATATCTTCCTTAGAAGCAATCGACTGAATAAAATGTACAGTGCTCGGTAAAATGTCAGCGGATGAAAAAACTGCATATTTGCAATTCTCGATTAAATTCGAAATTGTATATATTACGTCCCTCCATTGTTTTCGCATTGTTTCCTTAAATATTTGAGCAACAACCTGGTCAACCTCATCAATTATCACGACCGCGTCTCGGAAATATCCCGGATCAATCTTGTGAATCGAATTCACACAAATCGCAATACTATCCCTTACGTTATTTAATCTTTCATCTCCTAATTTGTTGTAATTGCGAATTGGGATACCCCCGTTATTAAACCTGAAACATATTTGATCAATGAGACCTACTCTATGGGCAATATATATGACTTTCTCGCCTTTAAACAAATGACAGAATGCCTCAGTCTTACCAGTCCCATGAGCTGATTGCAGAATATTGACTTTGCTAAGATATCTTGAATCTGACAAATATTCGGATACGTAATTTTTTTCAAAAATGGAAGGCTCATATAATTTGCTTAAGTATACTGGAATTTCTAAACGACCATTAAACTTTTGAAAATTTGGATCTACCCAACCGTATTCTTTTGCTATCTTGAAGAATGTTTTAATTTCCCCGAACTTTCTTGTTCTCAAAATTTCACCTAAATTGAAACTATTGGAACCGGATATCTTCTCTTTCATTAATTTAGCGATATCTTCTGCGCTTAACTTATCCGCCAGGGTGCTTGCTATCGTTCGATATTTTGACCAAAGCCCTTTTTCGTCCGACAAGAGATTCGGAATTTGTTTTAAGGCTGACTGAACTACTCCTATTAATATTTCCTTTTCTCCAATACCATCTGACTGGTTATTCATCTTTACAGATTTCTCCAAATATATTTCTATACATTAACT
Encoded here:
- a CDS encoding plasmid replication protein, CyRepA1 family, which encodes MNNQSDGIGEKEILIGVVQSALKQIPNLLSDEKGLWSKYRTIASTLADKLSAEDIAKLMKEKISGSNSFNLGEILRTRKFGEIKTFFKIAKEYGWVDPNFQKFNGRLEIPVYLSKLYEPSIFEKNYVSEYLSDSRYLSKVNILQSAHGTGKTEAFCHLFKGEKVIYIAHRVGLIDQICFRFNNGGIPIRNYNKLGDERLNNVRDSIAICVNSIHKIDPGYFRDAVVIIDEVDQVVAQIFKETMRKQWRDVIYTISNLIENCKYAVFSSADILPSTVHFIQSIASKEDIRYFFNRKTKYSKRQLVCHKSLKSILSQIERDIQNGFRVSVCGHSKTFLQDLEFKIREKYPDKKILTINEETKEGKLQQEVLLYARDISNFDVVLYTSVIGSGVDFQFWFANNMYLIANTDKTLDVWETFQLCNRFRKYENLHVFTKNYDAPPGIKQFRTKEDLKRSYNEKAKVQIEMTQFMEAGGDITSDFDITAWDIAREMVVSESEISRKYLGYFFKLYCYERNFIITEIDNRIDGSHIATLDQTFVKERQTEESFGLIVAPEIQFKEALALKSKGNISVNEALGLKSYQIKSIIGFDGSWDSKRNFDYACVSFSSTKKLYECLKEYFIFRMNTSEALGYIKSTVKIANFIEEGIPGRSQFYDLIYSPLKELNKFKYFTALEIAKFGFILYSNKDQVREYFGIEITHSNRQLFVNTLNSILKKFGTSLLVKKIEGVEHYKFKRKDLAFLERCFIRWKGKLPDFFNKKLMLL